The proteins below come from a single Tissierella sp. MB52-C2 genomic window:
- a CDS encoding sigma 54-interacting transcriptional regulator, whose protein sequence is MALNSESYTKMFTDMMSEGFIVIDNKGIIQIYNEKAKEIFGIRQEGQKHHREGRINPGDIVIIANNSIGQDDGKMDSTSLKFLGINDNSIGTGDCLIVIGVFDKKGMINPVFKTLKNYHKEDFLKLKTEYLEIPMEIEIDFVNKLISIKVRDEEFMINYINAIGHMVVLDGITREMKFYQSHGYTAREESINDLLKGKVYRSKGENTETLDVIGKNIFQIHKSDSIIQEFFNVAKGENISYIDRFEDINGYPTMCTLLPVENKNNRIGAALKVEDISEIKRIIRERDNAINRLEKAESQLNEEKALNKAFPDFAGDSEQIESVKRMALKASKTNSNVLLLGESGTGKTILAKHIHENSKLKDESFVHVNCGAIPETLLESELFGYEKGAFTGALSEGKKGFFEIANSGTIFLDEIGDISINLQVKLLQIIQEKWFYRVGGTEKIRVNIRIIAATNKNLEEEMLKGNFREDLYYRINVFPIWIPPLRERKQDIIPLIDLVLPKICREIGCRPKRISSEAINILLKYNWPGNIRELENILERAVNLAEGDNILSKHINLGLNKQDSEDKNIISLKGSLEKYEKKLIQEALSIYKGDKKKVMEALKISKTNFYDKVKKYNIE, encoded by the coding sequence ATGGCTTTAAATTCCGAATCCTATACAAAAATGTTTACTGATATGATGTCTGAAGGATTTATAGTAATAGATAATAAAGGGATAATTCAGATATACAATGAAAAGGCCAAGGAAATTTTTGGTATAAGGCAAGAGGGGCAGAAACATCACAGGGAAGGAAGAATAAATCCTGGTGACATAGTTATTATCGCTAATAACTCCATAGGGCAAGATGATGGAAAGATGGATTCCACGTCATTAAAATTTCTAGGGATAAATGATAATAGCATAGGTACAGGAGATTGTCTTATTGTAATTGGAGTTTTTGATAAAAAGGGAATGATAAATCCAGTATTTAAGACTCTAAAAAATTATCATAAGGAGGATTTCCTAAAATTAAAAACAGAATATTTAGAAATCCCTATGGAGATAGAAATAGATTTTGTAAATAAATTAATATCCATCAAAGTAAGAGATGAAGAGTTTATGATAAATTATATAAATGCTATTGGTCATATGGTAGTTTTAGATGGAATAACTAGAGAAATGAAATTTTATCAATCCCATGGATATACTGCAAGGGAAGAAAGTATCAATGACTTATTAAAGGGAAAAGTATATAGGTCTAAAGGCGAAAATACCGAGACTTTAGATGTAATAGGAAAAAATATATTTCAAATTCATAAATCAGATTCCATAATTCAAGAATTCTTTAATGTAGCTAAGGGTGAAAACATTAGTTATATTGATAGATTTGAAGATATTAATGGCTATCCTACCATGTGTACACTTTTACCTGTTGAAAATAAAAATAATAGAATAGGTGCAGCCTTAAAAGTTGAAGATATTTCAGAAATAAAAAGGATTATAAGGGAAAGAGATAATGCCATTAATAGGCTGGAAAAGGCAGAGTCTCAATTAAATGAGGAAAAAGCATTAAACAAGGCATTTCCAGACTTTGCAGGGGACAGTGAACAAATTGAATCTGTAAAGAGAATGGCTTTAAAGGCATCAAAAACTAATTCAAATGTATTACTTTTAGGGGAAAGTGGAACAGGAAAGACTATTCTTGCAAAACATATCCATGAAAATAGCAAGCTCAAAGATGAAAGTTTTGTTCATGTAAACTGTGGAGCCATACCTGAAACGTTGTTGGAATCTGAACTATTTGGATATGAGAAGGGAGCCTTTACAGGTGCACTTTCTGAAGGGAAGAAAGGATTCTTTGAAATAGCCAACAGTGGAACCATATTTCTAGATGAAATTGGAGATATATCCATAAATTTGCAAGTCAAACTATTGCAAATTATCCAGGAAAAATGGTTCTATAGAGTAGGTGGTACAGAGAAGATTAGAGTAAATATAAGAATAATTGCTGCCACTAACAAGAACTTAGAGGAAGAAATGTTAAAGGGAAATTTTAGAGAAGATTTATATTATAGAATAAATGTATTTCCTATATGGATACCGCCCTTAAGAGAACGAAAACAAGATATAATTCCATTAATAGACTTGGTACTTCCTAAAATATGTAGAGAAATAGGCTGTAGACCCAAGAGGATTTCTTCAGAGGCTATTAATATATTGCTTAAATATAATTGGCCGGGAAATATAAGGGAATTGGAGAATATCTTAGAAAGGGCTGTCAACTTAGCTGAAGGAGACAATATACTTTCTAAACATATAAACCTAGGTTTAAATAAACAAGATAGTGAAGATAAAAATATAATATCCCTTAAGGGTTCATTAGAGAAATATGAAAAGAAACTTATACAGGAAGCCTTATCTATATATAAGGGAGATAAGAAAAAGGTAATGGAAGCTTTAAAAATAAGTAAGACCAACTTTTATGATAAAGTAAAGAAGTATAATATAGAATAA
- a CDS encoding M20 family metallopeptidase: MDIKKRVDDLFGELVDIRRDFHKYPELSEEEYRTHEKICEYLQNWGIEYTKNVAKTGVVAIIRGKKPGNTVGARADIDALPIEELNKLEFKSVNKGVMHACGHDIHTTIHLGVAKILKEMEEDISGNIKIFFQPAEETIGGAKTMIEEGCLKNPDLDYILSLHVMPYLDVGEIELKQGKMNAATNEFTIKVRGKSSHAAYPEQSVDTIVMAGYIITALQSIVSRNVSPLNSVVLTLGKINGGTKNNIITDEVIMSGTLRTLDENTREFAKSRIREIVENTAKAYGGEGEVYFEEGYPALINNDEIVDVLKDMAEDLLGEDNVKFKEFPSMGADDFSYFLKDVKGAYYNLGCGNKLEGWTSPIHNGNFMADEECIKVGVLLQTKTLLKLLNI; this comes from the coding sequence ATGGATATAAAAAAAAGAGTAGATGATTTATTCGGGGAATTAGTAGATATAAGAAGAGATTTCCATAAATATCCTGAATTAAGTGAAGAAGAATATAGAACCCATGAGAAGATATGCGAATATCTTCAAAATTGGGGGATAGAATATACAAAAAATGTGGCTAAAACAGGAGTAGTAGCCATAATCAGAGGGAAAAAACCTGGTAATACTGTAGGGGCTAGGGCAGATATAGATGCATTACCAATTGAAGAACTAAATAAGCTGGAGTTCAAATCTGTAAATAAAGGTGTAATGCATGCCTGTGGTCATGATATTCATACAACCATTCATCTTGGAGTAGCTAAGATTTTAAAGGAAATGGAAGAAGATATATCTGGAAATATAAAAATATTTTTCCAGCCAGCAGAAGAGACCATAGGTGGAGCAAAGACAATGATAGAAGAGGGATGTTTAAAGAACCCAGATCTTGACTATATATTATCTCTCCATGTGATGCCTTATTTAGATGTAGGTGAAATCGAATTAAAACAGGGGAAGATGAATGCAGCTACTAATGAATTTACCATAAAAGTAAGAGGAAAATCTAGTCATGCGGCTTATCCAGAACAATCAGTAGATACAATAGTTATGGCAGGATATATAATTACAGCTTTGCAATCCATAGTAAGTAGAAATGTATCTCCACTTAACTCTGTAGTTTTAACTTTAGGAAAAATCAATGGAGGAACAAAAAATAATATCATAACAGATGAAGTTATTATGTCTGGTACTTTAAGAACATTAGACGAAAACACAAGAGAATTTGCAAAAAGTAGAATAAGAGAAATAGTAGAAAATACAGCAAAGGCTTATGGTGGTGAAGGAGAGGTATACTTTGAAGAAGGTTATCCTGCCCTTATAAATAATGATGAGATAGTAGATGTTTTAAAAGATATGGCTGAGGACTTACTAGGTGAAGACAATGTAAAATTTAAAGAGTTTCCAAGTATGGGAGCAGACGATTTTTCCTATTTTTTAAAAGATGTCAAAGGAGCATATTATAACTTAGGATGTGGAAATAAGCTTGAGGGATGGACATCTCCAATTCATAATGGGAATTTCATGGCAGATGAAGAATGTATAAAGGTAGGCGTTCTTTTGCAGACAAAGACTTTACTTAAATTATTAAATATATAA
- the alr gene encoding alanine racemase, with the protein MKLLRDTFLEINLDNLIYNIKSIRNMVGEDVGIAAVVKANGYGHGANGIAKDLMENGADYLAVATLTEALDLRRNFQEYPILIMGFTPDRFLEYIVKEDLTQTIFSYNQAKILNDYGIEYNKKPVVHIKYDTGFNRLGFRDFDESINQIEKICKLSNLNVEGIFSHLALTNKEEDEKQYNKLKRVISELEKRGITFKYEHIEDSISAVDYPEFRMNMIRPGAIIYGIKGFHYGSLDIKQVLKFKTKIYNIRKINKGEGVSYDYLWKAERDSIIGTMPFGYADGYPRNLRNKGYVVVRGQKAPIIGIICMDQCMVDLTDIEEVSEGDEAIIYDDGTNGSLDIHNAALLAETNKNEIISRIGMRVPRVYIRDGEIVDIIDYIG; encoded by the coding sequence ATGAAGCTTTTAAGGGATACATTTCTCGAAATAAATTTAGACAATTTAATATATAACATAAAAAGCATAAGAAATATGGTAGGAGAAGATGTGGGAATAGCTGCAGTAGTAAAGGCTAATGGATATGGACATGGAGCCAATGGTATAGCCAAGGATTTAATGGAAAATGGGGCAGATTATTTAGCAGTGGCGACTTTAACTGAGGCATTAGATCTAAGAAGGAATTTTCAGGAATATCCAATATTGATTATGGGATTTACTCCTGATAGATTTTTAGAATATATAGTGAAGGAGGATCTAACTCAGACTATATTCTCCTATAACCAAGCCAAAATACTAAATGATTATGGAATCGAATATAATAAGAAGCCTGTGGTTCACATAAAGTATGATACTGGATTTAATAGACTGGGATTTAGAGACTTCGATGAAAGTATAAATCAAATAGAAAAAATATGTAAATTGTCCAATCTAAATGTAGAAGGAATATTTTCTCACCTTGCCCTTACAAATAAGGAAGAAGATGAAAAACAGTATAATAAACTTAAAAGAGTAATATCAGAGCTAGAAAAAAGAGGAATAACCTTTAAGTATGAACATATTGAGGACAGTATATCTGCAGTAGACTATCCTGAATTTAGAATGAATATGATTAGACCAGGGGCCATAATCTATGGCATAAAGGGTTTTCATTATGGTTCTTTAGACATAAAACAAGTATTAAAATTTAAAACGAAGATATATAATATAAGAAAAATCAATAAAGGAGAAGGGGTAAGCTACGATTATTTATGGAAAGCAGAAAGAGATAGTATAATTGGAACAATGCCCTTTGGATACGCTGATGGTTATCCTAGAAATCTAAGGAATAAGGGATATGTCGTGGTAAGGGGACAAAAAGCACCTATAATCGGAATAATATGCATGGATCAATGTATGGTTGATTTAACAGATATAGAGGAAGTTTCAGAAGGAGATGAAGCTATTATTTATGATGATGGAACCAACGGTTCTTTAGATATTCATAATGCAGCACTATTAGCAGAAACAAATAAAAATGAAATAATCAGTAGAATTGGTATGAGAGTGCCAAGAGTTTATATTAGAGATGGAGAAATAGTAGATATAATTGATTATATTGGTTAA
- a CDS encoding M55 family metallopeptidase: MKVYISVDIEGITGVTNWNETELGHGEWQWAVEQMTRETIAACEGAYDAGATEIIVKDAHDSARNMNISRLPKGVKVIRGWDSSPESMMAGIDDSFDATIFIGYHSAAGEDGNPLAHTMNSQKATWIKINEEIASEFTINTLISEYYNVPVVFLSGDKMLCESAKKLVPNIETVDVKMGKGGATFNIHPDTSCELIKEGVKKGLKKIHECKIESPKEFKMEIRFREHKDARRASYYPDANLIDPHTVEYIAKDIQEMIVARMFIL; the protein is encoded by the coding sequence ATGAAGGTTTATATTAGCGTAGATATAGAAGGAATAACAGGGGTGACTAATTGGAATGAAACAGAGCTAGGTCATGGAGAATGGCAGTGGGCAGTTGAACAAATGACAAGGGAAACCATAGCAGCCTGTGAAGGGGCTTATGATGCTGGTGCCACAGAAATAATCGTAAAGGATGCCCATGATTCAGCAAGAAATATGAATATATCTAGACTTCCAAAAGGGGTAAAGGTCATAAGAGGATGGGACTCATCTCCTGAATCAATGATGGCAGGTATAGACGATAGCTTTGATGCCACCATTTTTATAGGGTATCATTCAGCAGCAGGAGAAGATGGAAATCCATTGGCTCATACAATGAACTCTCAAAAAGCAACATGGATAAAAATCAATGAAGAAATAGCATCTGAGTTTACAATTAATACATTGATATCGGAATATTATAATGTCCCAGTAGTGTTTTTATCAGGAGATAAAATGTTATGTGAAAGTGCAAAAAAACTAGTTCCCAATATAGAAACAGTAGATGTAAAGATGGGAAAAGGCGGTGCCACCTTTAACATTCATCCAGATACTTCTTGTGAACTGATAAAAGAAGGAGTAAAGAAGGGGTTAAAGAAAATCCATGAATGCAAAATAGAATCTCCAAAAGAGTTTAAAATGGAAATAAGATTTAGGGAACATAAAGATGCTAGAAGGGCTAGTTATTACCCAGATGCTAATCTTATAGACCCTCATACAGTGGAATATATAGCTAAAGATATTCAAGAAATGATAGTAGCAAGAATGTTTATATTATAA